Proteins encoded within one genomic window of Arachis ipaensis cultivar K30076 chromosome B08, Araip1.1, whole genome shotgun sequence:
- the LOC107612401 gene encoding uncharacterized protein LOC107612401, producing the protein MDRTSHRCICGQNPSMCYAFIAACECRTRLEEMLHKPEHQRNLIELDVDDLVNSVKDFDDVFWALQYMGTVGVRSRPLSPTAAEIPGSEWTGRFKIKGIRRIPTTKLDQVKSYIREKCGVLATFRINQDFYSHSVAMPYERDRSTADNGFHNVCLTGYDDNKGIWSFLNSFGADWGKNGFGKIRYNHVVQYVVPIFMDEEILPSYENVQLPNDPAPPPVASTSSSSCDAQEHQTRRRFGRQH; encoded by the exons ATGGATCGTACGAGTCATCGGTGCATTTGCGGACAGAATC CAAGCATGTGCTATGCTTTCATAGCCGCGTGTGAGTGCCGCACACGCCTGGAAGAGATGCTCCATAAACCAGAACATCAACGGAACCTGATTGAACTCGACGTCGACGATCTGGTCAACTCGGTCAAAGATTTCGACGACGTATTCTGGGCCCTCCAGTACATGGGCACAGTTGGAGTAAGATCTCGACCTTTATCCCCAACCGCAGCTGAAATACCCGGGTCTGAGTGGACCGGCCGGTTCAAAATCAAAGGCATCAGAAGAATCCCAACAACTAAATTGGACCAAGTGAAGAGCTACATCCGCGAGAAATGCGGCGTCTTAGCTACGTTTCGTATCAACCAAGATTTCTATTCACATTCCGTTGCGATGCCGTATGAACGTGACAGAAGCACTGCAGATAACGGTTTCCATAACGTGTGTTTGACTGGGTATGATGATAACAAAGGAATTTGGTcatttctgaatagttttggtgcGGATTGGGGAAAGAATGGTTTTGGAAAGATTAGGTATAATCATGTTGTGCAGTATGTAGTGCCAATATTCATGGATGAAGAGATTCTACCTAGCTATGAGAATGTTCAGCTTCCCAATGATCCTGCTCCTCCTCCTGTGGCTTCAACTTCGTCAAGTTCTTGTGATGCTCAAGAGCATCAAACCCGAAGAAG ATTTGGACGTCAACACTAG
- the LOC110265744 gene encoding uncharacterized protein LOC110265744 produces MDRTSYPCSCGRNPSMCYAFIAACESRLRVQEIIHKPENQRNLVELDVHDLVKSVKDFDDVFWALQYMGTVGVRSRPLSPTGDALPGSEWTGRFKIKGIRRIPTTKIDQVKSYIQEHCGVLVTFPINQDFYSRSVAMPYERDKSTADLGFHNVCLVGFEDRKRAWMFQNSFGANWGDEGYGKIRYDRVVQYVVPIFMDEEILPSYDNVQLPNDPAPPPVASTSSSSCDPEEHQTRRRFGRRH; encoded by the exons ATGGATCGTACGAGCTATCCGTGCAGTTGCGGACGGAATC CAAGCATGTGCTACGCTTTCATAGCCGCCTGTGAGAGCCGCCTACGCGTCCAAGAGATCATCCATAAACCAGAAAACCAACGGAACTTGGTCGAACTCGACGTCCACGATCTGGTCAAATCGGTCAAAGATTTCGACGACGTATTCTGGGCCCTCCAGTACATGGGCACAGTGGGAGTCAGATCCCGACCTTTATCCCCAACCGGAGATGCACTACCCGGCTCCGAATGGACCGGCCGGTTCAAAATCAAAGGCATCAGAAGAATCCCAACTACTAAAATCGACCAAGTGAAGAGCTACATCCAGGAGCATTGCGGCGTGTTAGTTACGTTTCCTATCAACCAAGATTTTTATTCACGTTCCGTTGCGATGCCTTATGAACGTGATAAAAGCACCGCAGATCTAGGGTTCCATAATGTGTGTTTGGTTGGGTTTGAGGATAGGAAAAGAGCTTGGATGTTTCAGAATAGTTTTGGTGCTAACTGGGGAGATGAGGGTTATGGAAAGATTAGGTATGATCGTGTTGTGCAGTATGTAGTGCCAATATTCATGGATGAAGAGATTCTACCTAGCTATGATAATGTTCAGCTTCCTAATGATCCTGCTCCGCCTCCTGTTGCTTCAACTtcatcaagctcttgtgatccTGAAGAGCACCAAACCCGAAGAAG ATTTGGACGTCGACACTAG
- the LOC107610583 gene encoding uncharacterized protein LOC107610583: MRHSPPPRSTSTSPVATSGLPLLCSSLHPSRVQVCIYCEKPIRDGGINRVKHHLAGKGGDIEACRKVPAVVRHQFNQNIEDLRTKKRKTQEEYAESYGACDDVESEFDEIERNEMRQQQASRIPAPSSRKGVGKQLKGLQSFFPPAATPGAQPSIKSVLQSKEIVEKCDIAITRWMMDAFVPFNAVNSAYYQPMIDAIANMGAGYKGPNYQRVRGYLLSKLVEDVKKMIEGYRVIWKQIGCTIMADGWTDRCRRTLINFLVYCPKGTIFLKSVDASHISKTAEALFKLLRDVVLFVGPENVVHVVTDNAANYVAAERLLESEFPRLYWSPCVAHCINLMLQDIGKFVEVTETVSQASMITKYIYNHCHPLYLMRQFTSGRKILRPAPTRFATNFIALQSILAQKDGLRAMVTSREWTSSTYSKEAKAKKFVDQVLDSKFWNQCTDIVKLTESLVHVLRIVDSEDRAAMGFLYQAMYKAREDMVKRFQKRKRVVEP, from the exons ATGCGCCACTCACCACCACCAAGAAGCACGTCCACG TCGCCAGTCGCCACCTCCGGTCTCCCTCTTCTCTGCTCGTCCCTCCATCCCTCCAGGGTCCAGGTATGTATTTATTGCGAGAAGCCTATTAGGGATGGAGGAATTAACCGGGTTAAGCATCATTTGGCTGGAAAAGGCGGAGATATTGAGGCATGTCGAAAGGTGCCAGCTGTGGTGAGACACCAATTCAATCAAAACATTGAAGATCTTCGAACCAAgaaaaggaaaactcaagaagaaTATGCAGAAAGTTATGGTGCTTGTGATGACGTTGAAAGTGAATTTGATGAGATTGAACGTAATGAGATGCGACAACAACAAGCATCAAGAATTCCAGCACCTAGCTCTAGAAAGGGAGTTGGAAAACAACTCAAGGGATTACAATCCTTTTTTCCACCTGCAGCAACACCTGGAGCTCAACCAAGTATTAAAAGTGTTCTCCAAAGCAAAGAAATTGTGGAGAAGTGTGATATTGCTATTACAAGATGGATGATGGATGCTTTTGTGCCATTCAATGCGGTTAATTCAGCTTATTATCAGCCGATGATCGATGCTATTGCAAACATGGGTGCAGGGTATAAAGGGCCAAATTACCAAAGAGTTCGTGGATATTTGTTGAGTAAATTGGTTGAAGATGTAAAGAAGATGATTGAAGGTTATCGTGTGATTTGGAAACAAATTGGATGTACTATCATGGCTGATGGATGGACTGATCGTTGTAGGCGTACTTTAATTAATTTCTTGGTTTATTGCCCTAAAGGAACTATTTTCCTAAAGTCAGTTGATGCTTCTCATATCTCGAAAACTGCTGAGGCTTTGTTTAAGTTGCTTAGGGATGTTGTGTTATTTGTTGGTCCTGAAAATGTTGTACATGTAGTGACGGATAATGCTGCAAATTACGTTGCTGCTGAAAGGTTGTTGGAATCGGAGTTTCCTAGATTGTATTGGTCTCCTTGTGTGGCACATTGTATTAATCTGATGTTGCAGGATATTGGGAAGTTCGTGGAAGTGACTGAAACTGTGTCACAAGCTTCAATGATTACGAAGTATATCTATAATCACTGCCATCCGTTGTACTTGATGAGACAATTCACAAGCGGCCGAAAAATACTTCGTCCAGCTCCAACTCGATTCGCCACTAATTTCATTGCTTTGCAAAGTATTTTGGCTCAAAAGGATGGATTGAGAGCTATGGTGACATCTAGAGAATGGACAAGTTCAACTTACTCTAAAGAAGCCAAAGCTAAAAAGTTTGTGGATCAAGTCTTAGATTCTAAATTTTGGAATCAATGCACTGATATTGTTAAGCTTACGGAGTCACTTGTTCATGTATTGCGTATTGTGGATAGTGAAGATAGAGCTGCAATGGGTTTCCTTTATCAAGCTATGTATAAGGCTAGGGAAGATATGGTAAAGAGGTTTCAAAAAAGAAAGAGGGTTGTTGAACCTTAA
- the LOC107613520 gene encoding kinesin-like protein KIN-14N codes for MVGTPINGRARPAFAVVNGGHDQQHGPSSDPPSNAGSDYGVIEFTREDVEALLNEKSKRKDRFNYKERCENMADYIKRLKVCIRWFQDLEISYSLEQEKLKSSLELAQQKCMEIELLLKIKEEELNSIIVEMRRNCTSLQEKLIKEETERSAATESLVQEKEARINLERSQTALTEDLSRAQRELESSNQKISSLNEMYKRLQDYITSLQQYNGKLHSELSTAEEELKRVEKEKATVVESLTMLKGQLTLSMSSQEETTKQKDALTIEVTTLRGELQQVRDDRDRQLSQVQTLTTELAKFKDSSEKSGSELGNLTIKASELEAKCALQDSKIKALQEQLETAEKKLQVSDISAIETRIEFEGQQKLVNELQRRLADAEYKVIEGEKLRKSLHNTILELKGNIRVFCRVRPLLPDEGCSTEGKIISYPTSMEAAGRGIELTQSGQKHSFTFDRVFAPDASQEEVFIEISQLVQSALDGYKVCIFAYGQTGSGKTYTMMGRPGQPEEKGLIPRSLEQIFQTRQALQAQGWKYELQVSMLEIYNETIRDLLSTNKSSDAARVENGTPGSGKQYAIKHDANKNTHVSDLTVVDVQSVKEVAFLLNQAANSRSVGKTQMNEQSSRSHFVFTLRIYGVNESTDQQVQGILNLIDLAGSERLSKSGSTGDRLKETQAINKSLSSLSDVIFALAKKDDHIPFRNSKLTYLLQPCLGGDSKTLMFVNISPEQSSMGESLCSLRFASRVNACEIGTPRRHINGRTFDSRLTYC; via the exons ATGGTGGGGACTCCTATTAATGGAAGAGCAAGGCCAGCTTTTGCAGTTGTAAATGGTGGACATGATCAACAACATGGCCCTAGTAGTGATCCACCTAGCAATGCTGGGTCAGATTATGGTGTTATAGAGTTCACTAGAGAGGATGTTGAAGCCTTGCTAAATGAAAAGTCCAAAAGGAAAGACAGATTCAATTATAAG GAAAGATGTGAAAACATGGCAGATTATATAAAGAGGCTTAAGGTTTGCATAAGATGGTTCCAAGACCTTGAGATAAGCTACTCATTAGAGCAAGAAAAATTGAAGAGTTCATTGGAATTAGCCCAGCAAAAATGCATGGAGATAG AGTTGCTGCTCAAAATCAAGGAGGAAGAACTGAATTCAATTATTGTGGAAATGAGAAGGAATTGCACTTCTTtgcaagaaaagttaataaaggaAGAAACAGAAAGATCA GCGGCAACGGAATCTCTTGTTCAAGAGAAAGAGGCTCGGATTAACCTTGAGAGGTCTCAGACTGCACTAACAGAAGACCTCAGCCGAGCTCAGCGAGAGCTCGAAAGCTCAAATCAGAAG ATATCATCACTCAATGAGATGTATAAGCGGTTACAAGATTACATAACAAGCTTACAGCAGTACAATGGAAAGCTTCACTCAGAGCTTTCTACAGCTGAAGAAGAACTTAAGCGTGTAGAGAAAGAGAAGGCTACTGTAGTGGAGAGCCTCACAATGTTAAAGGGCCAACTTACTTTGTCTATG tCTTCTCAAGAAGAGACTACAAAACAGAAGGATGCTTTGACTATTGAAGTTACAACTCTTCGAGGAGAATTGCAACAGGTAAGAGACGATCGTGACCGCCAGTTATCTCAAGTGCAAACTTTGACTACTGAATTAGCAAAATTCAAAGATTCTTCAGAGAAGTCAGGCTCTGAACTGGGGAACTTGACTATAAAAGCAAGTGAACTGGAG GCGAAATGTGCCTTGCAAGATAGCAAGATAAAGGCATTACAAGAGCAGCTAGAAACTGCAGAGAAGAAACTGCAG GTTTCTGATATATCTGCAATTGAGACAAGAATAGAATTTGAAGGCCAACAAAAACTTGTAAATGAGTTACAAAGACGCTTGGCCGATGCAGAATATAAAGTTATAGAAGGGGAGAAGCTGCGGAAATCGTTACACAATACTATTTTG GAACTTAAAGGGAATATCCGCGTCTTCTGTAGAGTTCGTCCTTTGTTACCGGATGAAGGTTGTAGCACAGAAGGAAAGATTATATCTTATCCCACATCCATGGAAGCTGCTGGTCGAGGCATTGAACTTACTCAAAGTG GCCAAAAGCATTCTTTTACATTCGATAGAGTTTTCGCACCTGATGCATCACAAGAGGAAGTTTTTATTGAAATTTCACAGCTGGTGCAAAGTGCTCTTGATGGTTATAAG GTTTGCATTTTTGCCTATGGTCAAACCGGGTCGGGAAAAACCTATACAATGATGGGCAGGCCTGGACAGCCTGAGGAAAAGGGCTTGATACCTCGCTCGCTAGAACAAATTTTCCAAACAAGACAGGCTCTGCAAGCCCAAGGCTGGAAATATGAACTTCAG GTATCAATGTTGGAAATATACAATGAAACGATTCGCGATCTGTTATCTACAAACAAGTCATCGGATGCAGCTCGAGTAGAAAATGGTACTCCTGGAAGTGGAAAgcaatatgcaatcaaacatgatGCAAACAAAAACACACATGTCTCTGATCTTACAGTGGTGGATGTTCAAAGTGTAAAAGAGGTTGCTTTTCTTTTGAACCAAGCTGCAAATAGCAG ATCTGTGGGGAAAACACAGATGAATGAACAATCTTCAAGGAGTCATTTTGTGTTCACGCTTCGAATATACGGTGTTAACGAG AGCACTGACCAACAAGTACAAGGAATCCTGAATCTTATTGATCTTGCCGGGAGCGAGCGTCTTTCAAAGAGTGGATCGACCGGGGACCGATTGAAAGAAACTCAA GCAATCAATAAAAGTCTATCATCATTAAGTGATGTTATATTTGCCTTGGCCAAGAAGGATGACCATATTCCATTCAGGAACTCAAAGCTTACATATCTACTTCAG CCATGCCTAGGTGGAGACTCAAAGACATTGATGTTTGTGAACATATCTCCAGAGCAGAGTTCAATGGGGGAGTCGCTATGCTCACTACGGTTTGCTTCAAGAGTCAACGCTTGTGAAATTGGTACACCTCGCCGACACATCAATGGAAGAACCTTTGACTCACGCTTGACCTATTGCTAA
- the LOC107614444 gene encoding 21.7 kDa class VI heat shock protein, with protein sequence MASSKRQIEVQTEDQTPHKWCKSLGEEVFKRFFSQANPTVHKVFGDGSLFSPMLFGKFFDPSDAFPLWEFESDVLLSHLRSNNQTSVDWSETDDGYIVKAEIPGAGKSNNIQVHVDNGKVVEISGPWKQRESSSKSSSSSSSHDWRCGHWWDHGFVRRLEIPDDADFKNIEAHLYNDVFLEIQIPKTKRGTIADVA encoded by the exons atggcTAGTTCCAAGAGGCAAATTGAGGTTCAAACAGAAGATCAAACACCACATAAATGGTGCAAATCATTGGGAGAAGAGGTTTTCAAAAGATTCTTCAGCCAGGCTAATCCAACAGTGCATAAGGTTTTTGGTGATGGATCATTATTCAGTCCTATGTTGTTTGGGAAATTCTTTGATCCTTCTGATGCATTTCCTCTTTGGGAGTTTGAGTCAGATGTGTTGTTGTCTCATCTTAGGAGCAACAATCAAACCTCTGTTGATTGGTCTGAGACAGATGATGGATACATAGTAAAGGCTGAAATACCAG GAGCAGGGAAAAGTAACAACATTCAAGTGCATGTTGATAATGGAAAAGTTGTGGAGATTAGTGGACCATGGAAGCAAAGAGAATCATCATCAaagtcgtcatcatcatcatcatcacatgaCTGGAGGTGTGGCCATTGGTGGGATCATGGATTTGTAAGAAGGCTTGAGATTCCAGATGATGCTGATTTCAAGAACATTGAAGCTCACTTATACAATGACGTTTTCTTAGAGATACAAATCCCAAAGACCAAAAGGGGTACCATTGCTGATGTGGCCTAA